Within Diabrotica virgifera virgifera chromosome 7, PGI_DIABVI_V3a, the genomic segment tagttctgtgttattagatatttctgagttgtgtcatccttccctatcatcatgtattttgttttgtgctggtttatctctagctCTAGCCCTATTCTCTTTACTTCCTTATCTAGTTTTTCAACTGCTTTTATGTGTCATCTTCGTCTTCCctatgatgactagatcatctgcataaaTATGCTGTTACttaagttgatctgtaataatgtttttattGCAAAGTTTGTCCTTATTATTGTTTCCAATATCAGGTTAAGTTAAACTGTGTAAGGGAAATAGAGTCACCTTGTTGCACACCTTTGTTTACTttgatctccttagaagttgttccatTGCAACTGATCTTTGCTGCAGTGTTCATTAGGCTCACTGTTACcttatgtcttaatttttctgggagTCCAAGATGCCCTAGCTCTTCCATCATTTTTGTCAGATTAATTGTATCAAAAACACTTTTGAAGTCCATGAATATTTGCACCACTGCATGTATGGAATTAATCGTCAATCTACTCGGGCTGAACCCATTCTGGCATTCTCCTAATTCACCAGTGCATGGTTTAAGTCTCATGTTTAGTATGTTTGCTAGAATTTTATAAGTGACTGCATTAATGATGCTATGCAGATCAAGCTATTAATTTGATGGCAGTTATGgacattttttggtattttgtAGATTCATCATTTGCTGAACACTTTTATGGACTGAAACGGGTATCTTCCAATGGTGACCCCATAACCAAAAGGCATAGAGAATTGTCTTTAATATTTTTAGTTGGTATTCCATATTTTAAAAGGAAAATAGATGAAAAAGTAGCTATAATAAGGATAGAAAATGCTGAAGGGTCTATACGAAAGGTACGCAAATGGTAAATCAAAAATCAAATGGAAACAAGACAGGTACTCAAAGGTTTTCTTTATTGTAGGATTTCGAAGGCACCATGAAAAAATTATTGCTATTTGCATATTCCACGTTTGAATTAATGTATGGGCTGCTCACAATACATAACTATATAAAATATATGGCACAGCACACAGAATATCAGACACCAATATATCAATTAATAGAAAGTAAATTAGTATACAATAAAGATATTGAAGACCACTCAGGATTTTGGACATCGCTATTCAAAGGCAGCCTAAGGTAAATAGTCACAGAACTTTATCAAATTAAAATGTAACTTGTTAAATTTCATATTTGATTGATGTATGTGATAAATAACGTTAAATATTTATCTTATTTTGGGACATATTATTTTCAAAGTGACTATATACTTCTCTTAGTTGGTGATACTTAATcatattatcacagctttttgtTAAGGCTAAAGATATATTGGCTGATTACTTCAGGCGGATTTGAGTCCTCTCCTTTATACAGTGGTAAAACTATCACTGAAGAGTTGATCACACATctatcttgcctgtaactacatatggactggagaccatggtctttacaaagaaaaccttagagcagctcagtacaacccAAAGAGCGACGAAGAGGGCCATGCTAgtgattagtttgagagacaggattctaaatatcgacattcgtgaaagaagaAAGATTACTGATATGGCAGAatgtatagcaaggctcaagtggcaatgggtcgggcatgttgcccgagataatcccgaaaaatgggcACAGAGATTAACAAACTgaagaccaagagagaacaggcaaGGAATAGGCAGACCTCAGAAGATGTGGACAGATGATAACAAATAAGTCGCGGGCAAGCAGtagatgagaattgccaagagtagaaatcgataaaagcaaatggaagaggcctatgtccagcagtggacgaacataGGTTAAAGAAGAAGACAACTGATGAAGACTAATTTTCATTGATTTTGAAATTGATCTAGTGATATACAGTaatcaattttctttatttttcatttaggtaatgattataaaaaataacatattGTTGCTTTTTAGTTTACCACAGATAAGTTTTGGGTTAATACGAAATGGAGTTTCCACAACATTGGAAGTAGGTGCTTTTTTCTTGCAGTTTCTACAAATGTGGAATTCTCAAAAAAGCAATTTTAATGTAACAGATTTACCAAGTGTTCCAGCACCTCCCGTAAGTATAGAAACAGAAtttatacaattattattatttaaaattgtgcACTTGTACCTACCGTATGACTAGATGTACCGTGTTAACCAGATTACTAAGAAGTGAACTTAGAACACTGATCTACTATAAGCTCAAAGGCATAGTTGCTCAGTCATGGTAGACTATGGGAGGGTCGTTCATATAGAGGTAAGAAGCAAAAGAAAGAACAGATACAGAGCAACAACAAATATATAGCGAAGAGAACAACTCTTTAAAAAGGGGCACCACtgatctttaaatatttaaatccCAAAAAGAACATGAATGTAAAATTCACTGTATCAAgatatacactactccaagaaattaacgcaccaccaaaaatatttgatgtctcaaattttctaaacctgttgtccgatttaagtgaatttttaacatgttatagccttattctttaacaatgtcgctaatattgttactagacaggtaaattgtcattgtatactgggactggctgtaccaatcaaactgagttttttctcaaagttcaccgcaccctgtgaaatattctagcattcataaaatactgaaactgtatcctcaggttttcttaacattctgttttttgattcaatcgcttatgttggataataaaaaagttacgtactttaacaactacagttgagtccgcgagtctttacccgtgcgtcattaatacctggcgagataaaacacatactttttatttagcatcattctcttccacgcatgaaactaatgacaaaccagctgccgcctgttattaagtaaagacacatgttatttttatgaacgatttagactcagtgcattgaaaagagataggtacaaagaaagacgattggggatgtcttcacatattctaagtacaatttctgacgttttggtttgtttacttttgtggctgtcagtttgttgaatttttgctgttattttgtcgaatttttgcattttgcagTTTTTATAGTaggtatacaaacagttgttttcacaactaattttatattggagttagaaattttgtaataagtttatgttattttacgataaattttgacaacgtacaaagctaacctcattgttgacacagttgagtgcatgtgtttaaggttccgccaaagtgactaaaataacaaaaagaaaatatgttatcgaatttttttataaattgcttatttatttattaatcaatgataataaaataatttattaagctacttcaaatgtagctgtaattatgcaccaaaattttaaagcaaaacttaaatttgacattctatttatttgataacgtcaaattttatactataacccgtgattggaataatatccacttgccgttgcgtttagtaaatttccgacttatttcgtatgctttaaatgatgacgcacgggtaaagactcgcggactcaactgtagccatgtttttcatcaatactgGGTATGCAAGttactttaaggggcaattctgcatgaaaaaaattacagttttctttataaacgtatgtccgcaaatgctccgtttccgagatacggagtgttgaaatacaaattgatgatttatttattgctctaaaaccggttgagatatatgcaaatgaaatttggtgggttttaagggatagttattgcgcattttttgacatacaattaagaattttatatttaccattggcgtgcatagcATACGGGTGATATGACatgtatgcgcgccaatggagaatataaaatttttaatcgcatgtcaaaaaaatgtgcaacaaccacctcttaaaacctaccaaatttcatttgcatatctcaactggttttagagcaataaataaatcgtcagtttgtaagaaaaatatcAACACTCCGTTTTTTAGAAACgtagcatttgcggacatatttttatataacaaaatgtcattattttatcatgcagaattgccccttaaagtatGCTGCACACCCagtatcgatgaaaaacatgtctagttgttaaagcaactaactcttttattatccaagataagcgaatgaataaaaaaacagaatgttaagaaaacctgaggatacagttgggttttaatttcagtattttataaatgctagaatatttcacagggtgcggtgaactttgagaaaaaactcagtttgattggtacagccagtcccagtatacaatgacaatttacctgcgTAGTAACAATATTAGCGACATTGTTAAAATAAGGCTATAATaacattaaaaaatcactaaaatcggaaaacaggtttaggaaattcgagacattaaaaatgacccatttttaaggtggtgcattaatttcttggagtagtgtatttaaaatatcaaatataaatatcaaaagtaatcaaatatcaataaagTTATCATATCACAATAAACGTGAGAATGCTTAAAAAACATGCAATTAAATGAGAAAATTTAAATACGCAAAAGGAACAAACAATTTACTGTTTGGAATCGTTTTGGTTTAAACATGTTCAAAATAGAAACTCaacaaaattattaattaacattagATATTTAACAATGGATGATTGATCTAtaatactctatactctataacAAACcgattttaaatattaaactcgCAACTCAATTCAATCTCTAACAATATTAAGTAACTTTCTTAAAGGAAAAGCAACACACCACTTGATTGGTTTAGAATACATATAAGAATTTAGTACTCACAATAATTCGAATAAACTGTTGAACAGGTTAACTGGATGGTGGCCTCACCAGCCGAATCTTGAATACAAGGGGGCTTCCAGACGATGATAAGAGTGACCTCCACATCGGGATAAAGGTCGCCTGTAAATGAGGAGGAATTTTCATTCCCAATCAGGGTAAACTGGGACAAAGATGGTCTCCGGAGGGGGAAGAACTCAAAGGGATAAAGGTCTCTTCAAAAATGGGAGAACTCGACTCCTAATGGGACCTTATCAGATGAGAAAATACACAAAGTCAAATATGTGAAGaaacaaaaatcgaaaatttaaAGATAGGGATACAAAAAAAGATTACACGAAACATAGGTAGAATGTTTTAAACCTTGATCCACAACATAAAATAATGTAGAATTGAAGGGTGTACATAAAATTGCCTGATCAAAATACCGTTTGTGAAAATATTAGAATTATAGTGTGGACTGTATTCTAGACTAAGCGGCGTGTTTGAGTATGTATAAACAAAACGTTCAGAAGCGGCATCTTTAGCGGCTTCTGTAAAAGAAATTATTAGAGATAAAAAATTATTAAGggtatttttatacaaaatattAGCAAGGCAGTCATAAACCCATAAAGCAAATAATATTTATGTAAGAATTACACCGCTTTACtggatgttttaaaaaatttagtaaaataaacGGAAATTATGCAAAACGTAACGTTTggtttctttgacatgttacaaATTGAAATATTTGTATATCTTATGACCCACGTGTGCCCACGTTCAAGTTTTTCTTTAATATCTTCATATTATTCTATAATCCACAGTGTGATAGCTTATTTTAACACGTTGCTTGCGGATATATGAGCCCAGACCTTGTATGACTTTTTTGTCTAGTCACTTTGGCTGTTACATTTACAAAGCCGCTGTTTGTTTATCAGTGACAACCATTCTTTTGAAACCACCCTGTATACAGTAACATATCATACACGTATCAAAAACTTTGTAACTTGTTAacatttaaattattgttttttaaacctGTAAACCTATATGTAATTTACATCAAAATATTGTTGGCACATTATTTTCTTAGCTTCCACTAAATGATATTATTTGCTTTTAGCTTGACAACAAAGCGAAACAATACGAAGGAAAGTGTCCCATATGCTTAAAATCATGGATGATTCCCACTGTATTGCAAGCTTCAGGGTAAGTTTTGTTGTTCACTCTAATATAAGGTGGTTTTTCTTTCTGTAGTGTTTCACTGGATCAACAAAACATAAATGATTCTGCTACCGCTTGTTTGTAGTGTGCTCTATGTAGTTCTAAATGTAATATAGATTATAaaaatcatcattctctttgccttatccgtatgcggggtcggcttccctaattgcatttctccatacaattctatcttgggtcatatcaatgttaatcctctttaccaacatgtccttcctaatcgtctcccccccacgtcttctttggtcttcctctccttcCAGAGATCTGCACTCAGcaattcttcatattgggtgaagagcgtctcgacgttgaacatgaccaaaccatctcaacctatgctctctcattttggcatcaattggtgccacacctagacttcccctaatatactcatttttaattttatctttttttgtcactccacttatccatctaagcattctcatttccgccacatgcattcgttgttcctttctttttcactgcccaacattcagttccgtagcTCATAGCCAGCCTTATGgcttttatagaattttccctttaacttcattgaaatttttctgtcacacagcacaccactcgcttccttccactccatccatccagccctaattctattgcatgcatctccatatatttctccattactctgtaataccgatcccaggtacttaaaactattgcttttcacaatcatttcaccatccaaagataccatgttatttgtagtaactccatctttaaatgaatattgcaaatactctgtctttgtcctacaagttttaaacctttttcctccagagcttgtctccactatTCCAGTTTTTGTctttttcactatttcctactaacacatcatcagcatacattaagcaccatggaatgttaccctgtagtttcgctgttatctggttcAAAACTAATGGAATAAATACGGAATAAGCATCGAGCCttgtgcaatcctactttcacatgaaatttatcagcctctcccacacctgtcctaacactagtcgttactccctcatacatatccctcacaatatttacatattcaccagggactcctttcttattgagtgcccaccacagaatctcttgaggcactctatcatatgctttctcaagatcaatgaataccatatgagcgtttttttctttactcctgtatttttccatcaactgccttataatgaaaattgcatctgttgttgatctgccctgcataaagccaaattgattcttgGATATTTCGGTCTTTTCacatatccgtctatcaattactctttctcatattttcatggtgtggctaagcagttttatagccctgtagtttgtacattgttgtatatctcctttgtttttgtagacaggtactagtatactgcttctccattcgtctggcatttgtccaacttccataattctattaaataaacctgctagccaccttgttcctgtctctcccaattatctcatctggtcctaccgcttttcctttctttattttttgaagcgtttgagccacttcctcatttgttattttggtgaccattgctgctactgtctccgttgactctacaggctgtctgtcaaattcttcatttaataagctgtgaaagtactttctccatctcttttcgtgaactagtattttattattttcatcgcggatacatctaatctgattaaaatcttttgctttctttcgCCTTCCCtcgtatcaagttgatcgtataggcttgaatacgcttctgctttttCTACTTTCGCCatcatatagttttgaagatctgtgtcggatctggtttcttgccactttttatataatgttaccttctcttttatttttccttgtacttagTTTGACCACCACTAAGTCTCTTTATCCTCTCTAATAGTACTgaccatttttctccaaattgtattagggcttcctttcatgttccaacatattttgtctactattctttccccgaatagaccttctttctgaTCTTTTAGAATTCACttgaatttttttcactttttacttagattataaaaatatagACATAATATCCTACAGATCCATTATTGGCCTTATCCAAAAGATTATTTTCAAACATTAACAAAATGATTCGAAAAATATACATTATTTTCTTCCTAGTCATCAATGACATTTCTGCCTCGTCACAGTACCTGCTAGAAATTCCCTTAACGATTTTAATTCATTTTTCAGGTATATCTTTTGCTTCCGCTGTATCTTAAGGCACCTGAACGAACATCAGAAGTGTCCAGTAACAAATCTTCCCGCCAAACCACTGGATATCGTCAGATTATACATTACCTCGTAGTATTGCCAGGACTGGATAGTGTGTATCGGTGCACACATGATAATGTGATTCATTTTTAGTTATATTTGTAACTGTCGTTAATGTTTCTCTTACGGTAAAGAGAATTATAGGTTGTGtaaggtataaaataaaaaaggttttATATTGTTTATTTGTTGTATCATCTCATACACCTGAAAGGTTCTCATATTAAACAGCTTTTATGATCGCTGTTTTGGGAAAATACGTTACATATTTCACGGGCTTATACGTAGTTATGTAGAATAATTATTCATTAACCTTTAAccacccgcgcatcaagttataacataactacacgcgtggcgtactttgtacgccacaagaaaatacacttaaaaacatcggatttgtttaattttttttttgaaaaaatacacttagttgtttgttataaaccttattcggcatcagtgaatacttggagttccttttcagtaagccaattgggatttataactggaatcatggaataactggattccatgataaataaaattactaaaaaaattttttttaaatgtgattttttacaggagaaaaagtattgtttacaaagaaaaatatattttttgccataatgactaaaaaacaattaaaatatgtacttatattacgactaatagtaatataatcctggggtatattgtccaccaccggaaacaacaaataataaaatgtaaattacgatctttccagaacgccgattataacgaaactaaaaccaaattgtaaagcaaagcacattccagtgataggttagaaaaataagcaaggtcaaaaattaaatttttaaatatatttccagtagaattcttatatctggcgtacaaagtacgccagcgcgtgtagttaaaggattaattaatttcattaaagaatatataaaaaatggaaGTAAGTGCTACGCAGAGTAAGGCAAGGGACAGAAAAGACCGGAGGAAAACGTTTGCAGACTAGAATCCACAAGGTTGTAAAAACAGaatgataataataatagcttTGTTGTCCAACAGGTATCCATTTATAGGACCACTTTACATTATTATAAACTAAATTTTAGATTACATCacttttagggccggttgttcgaacgctaatcagaaatgatcattatcaaatatttaattactgtcaatgtcaactttgattgggttgctgaaaacataattattgattacaattatgaaattagttaatcaattatgttaataattgttatgttaattgattaactaatctcataattataatcaattatgttttcagcaacccaaccaaagttgacattgacagtgatcattgttgattcccagatagcacaagtacgttttatggacgtacatctgtgtacattgaaacgtcccgctaaggtacaatggacatccgatggacgtccagagttcacaaaattggacgtccattaCAAATGTACAGTGTACGTtgttgaagctttcagtgtattgtcgaagcgaagatcggtggaatatgcgcattttatcaatgaaattcgatatttttaagatattccagaagccgctatagataaaatgttttaacgacctattaatcattcataattactcaacggatattagtacagttaaaataattaagacggtaaccggacaacattgatttaatgagtaaaatttagtttttttttattttaatgacaaaaaagcaagcccattagcagaacccaattaaaaattattttgcacatcatatttgaaacattatttggttgaaaaatctcatttttgttggcaaaaaaaatatattaatttgtttggactaaattaacgttgtgcttatcttaaaaaggatatgttagtatcaacattcgcacagtgttgccaaactgaattttgttattttgggtgtaaattttttccacggatctccgagggtacaatacattttatgtacatctgatgtacattcaatgtacgtcttatggacatttttaTAGGGCaattttcagaaagcaatctagtgtccataattttttgaatacatatatagcaaaaagcctttaggtataggaaatagttcctataatactAAACTAAACCATTGTGTAGATAAACAATgcttatactttaaaatattacacaaaataacttttttatttctctttattataggaacttcattaagaggatcggtacgtattttagactgcaatgctattcaaatggggattcatttttttcgaatcctgagaaaactaataagtatttttgaaaaatttaaacgcagaatgaaagattacgttattagcgagggccgaaagtccctgagaacttctataatgtttattttaataagttacaggggtgaaaaactaagagaaaatttagtgtgatttttaatttcaaatatctcattcaaaataaactttttatttattctaagggactttcggccctcggtaataatttagtctttcattctgcgtttaaatttttccaaaatatttattggttttttcaggattcgaaaaaaatgaacacaatgccgtggtaatattttctaaatctatctttgtcttacaacgcactcagtggaatataatattgtcagtatatattgtcagtcagacactgacaatcagtgacaattttaaatatttgacattgcatcgggaatattttgagttttgattaaatattattgatatatagtgtatttgataaataattgatttaagacgtgaacttaataaaaagttatttattgtgtattatttgtggaagatccaagcaaagaatacatcaggataatatattctgtgatccaagtattttgttgttaaagatgttcaaaattgtaagcgttccataacaatatattattaaaaaatcactttaacacttttcctcttttctcgattgagtattagtttttgttgtacaaataaattattacaatcactgaatacatagttagtgaaaaaattatcacatttattaactgaattaataatttgcaattataaaaataacagttatccaagaacatttaaaacccatctctttaaattaatgatgacattttcaagtaaaTAGAATGACattttagtaatgtttacatatccataccagtgtgaatttactacacgtaatttgccgtgtaaagacagaaaaagtagggatactcataaaatatttgcgaattatgtacccatagccttaatgcacgactgcacttgcacgataaacagcaaacacaaagacatcacaggatgtattatattgtatgtaataacttaataaagacaaaattcaGATAATAGCGCCCTATGatgcatgcacattaaaagaggtttatttctgttctgttccttccaaacattatttcttagaacttcgtagagtcagtacggttgtatattgcaagcgggtttgccattctgtgaattatcataaataaatcctccttcagtattccacaacaattacagcgataatcccctaaaagtacctgcctagtactaccttttacgaccgatagcgtgaagagcgacaacgttgtcaagaagattctcatttagtttggcgggaaatttaacaaaatacacatttaagatttaaattggtagtgtctaattattgtaagttctataattaccgatgcgcgatgtagctccgttattctgaaaaagtttaccatcgttttatcatcatctaatattatataggtttaattacaataattttagtggttcagtgttttaattcgatgatgaaaaaatatgtgactacatttattagaagcttcttgtattccactaataatattgctttgattaaaacaagaagctatatataattactcataataatagtcgcattttgtgtaaaatctccatggaccacaaatggatgtccaatgtacgatGAAATCAAATGtccaatggacgtacatagtacgtccagttttggtccatggacgtttggactttaaatgtacgtccatcggacgttgtgtgctatatgggttagcgttcgaacaaccggccctaagagttTACAataattaaagaaagaaaaaaacaaTTACCAAATAAATCAAGAATTCAAATGAGACTTAGCCATAGTGGCTAAGTTGACTTATACTACAAATATACATATCACAATAATCTAACAAACAATTACAATTCTCACACATAATAAATATTGGCTAGTTTAATAGCAGAATGATGGATATAGATAAATATTTCCTAA encodes:
- the LOC126888432 gene encoding peroxisome assembly protein 12; the protein is MAEHAANFTFTYQNRPSILEVIAQHSLNETLHPALQRLALVLSTNIPHKFGWLNKYFEETFVVLNGLLQYHYLAHYDSSFAEHFYGLKRVSSNGDPITKRHRELSLIFLVGIPYFKRKIDEKVAIIRIENAEGSIRKDFEGTMKKLLLFAYSTFELMYGLLTIHNYIKYMAQHTEYQTPIYQLIESKLVYNKDIEDHSGFWTSLFKGSLSLPQISFGLIRNGVSTTLEVGAFFLQFLQMWNSQKSNFNVTDLPSVPAPPLDNKAKQYEGKCPICLKSWMIPTVLQASGYIFCFRCILRHLNEHQKCPVTNLPAKPLDIVRLYITS